From Halostella salina, one genomic window encodes:
- a CDS encoding DUF3604 domain-containing protein encodes MPSFGPLLKAKETVKVFAKNAPSPRTLLRNRRQQFDRLHAICPSTVEPGESLSVTVQVWDQCERLYGDFDGTVTLETTDPEAVHPDTLSFADASDGVVRQTGIQFASPGIHYLTLTVDRTGEQFISNPIRVDSDHDQQVYWGDIHLHSRLSDGTGSLGWGYRYGRDVMDLDVVAYTDHDTMGFFIPPSWQRSRMHGGFFDRLLERSQEFTDEDEFVSLPGYEWTKQPNQGGHINVYFEDPEDAQLFDSIASESRTYEQLWSRLREWDDGHDSGVVTIPHHPAEAMYPFDFAAVDYDDELAPLVEVYSQWGSSEQPGGENNRFPLAMGQGEIGEDGHYVQDAHQLGYRVGMVGGSDYHGPHPGHSLIHTEPHLPSIHEWRRDGVGWGNIWRVWDEQSYPGGLTAFLAPELSRSAIFDALRSRSVYATTQPHRILVDFRIDGVDVASQSEGITVDSRETPRTVEVHVAGTEPIERITVVKNTEPWRTLEGTTDADAGLDAYTAAAEWTDETSLTGTDGGDASGPEGDVYTVRVRQASDRRYPGTAWVGPLWVEAG; translated from the coding sequence ATGCCATCGTTCGGCCCGCTCCTGAAAGCGAAAGAGACGGTGAAGGTGTTTGCAAAGAATGCACCGTCACCGCGAACGCTTCTCCGCAACCGGCGACAGCAGTTCGACCGTCTCCACGCCATCTGCCCGTCGACCGTCGAACCGGGAGAATCGCTGTCGGTGACTGTCCAGGTCTGGGACCAGTGTGAGCGACTGTACGGCGACTTCGATGGGACCGTGACGCTCGAGACGACTGACCCGGAAGCGGTGCATCCTGATACGCTCTCCTTCGCCGATGCCAGCGACGGTGTCGTCCGACAGACCGGCATTCAGTTTGCATCACCGGGCATCCACTACCTCACGTTGACCGTCGACCGGACGGGCGAACAGTTCATCTCGAACCCGATCCGCGTCGATTCCGACCACGACCAGCAGGTCTACTGGGGTGATATTCACCTCCACTCGCGCCTCTCAGACGGGACGGGAAGCCTTGGGTGGGGGTATCGGTACGGACGCGATGTCATGGACCTCGACGTCGTGGCCTACACTGACCACGACACGATGGGGTTTTTCATCCCGCCGTCGTGGCAGCGGTCCCGGATGCACGGGGGCTTCTTTGACCGCCTCCTCGAGCGTTCACAGGAGTTCACGGACGAGGATGAGTTCGTCTCGCTCCCCGGCTACGAATGGACCAAACAGCCAAACCAGGGTGGCCACATCAACGTCTACTTCGAGGACCCGGAGGACGCTCAACTGTTCGACTCCATCGCTTCGGAATCACGGACGTACGAGCAACTCTGGTCACGACTCCGGGAATGGGACGACGGTCACGATTCGGGCGTCGTGACGATTCCGCATCACCCCGCCGAGGCGATGTATCCGTTCGACTTCGCGGCCGTCGACTACGACGACGAGCTCGCTCCGCTAGTCGAGGTGTACTCCCAGTGGGGGTCCAGCGAACAACCTGGCGGCGAGAACAACCGGTTCCCACTCGCGATGGGACAGGGCGAGATCGGAGAGGACGGCCACTACGTCCAGGACGCGCATCAACTAGGGTACCGCGTCGGGATGGTGGGCGGGTCGGACTACCACGGTCCACACCCGGGCCACTCGCTCATCCACACCGAGCCACACCTCCCGTCGATACACGAGTGGCGCAGGGACGGCGTCGGGTGGGGCAACATCTGGCGCGTCTGGGACGAACAGAGTTACCCGGGTGGCCTCACGGCGTTTCTCGCGCCCGAACTCTCGCGATCCGCTATCTTCGACGCACTCCGTTCCCGGTCTGTCTACGCGACAACCCAACCGCATCGGATACTCGTCGACTTTCGCATCGACGGCGTCGACGTCGCAAGCCAGTCCGAAGGTATCACGGTCGACTCGCGTGAGACACCACGAACGGTCGAGGTGCACGTCGCCGGGACGGAACCGATCGAGCGTATCACCGTGGTCAAGAATACCGAACCGTGGCGGACACTCGAGGGAACAACGGATGCCGATGCCGGTCTCGACGCATATACCGCCGCTGCCGAGTGGACCGACGAGACATCACTGACGGGGACGGATGGGGGCGACGCCTCCGGTCCCGAAGGCGACGTCTACACAGTCCGGGTTCGCCAGGCGAGTGACCGTCGCTATCCCGGGACCGCCTGGGTCGGACCACTCTGGGTAGAGGCAGGGTGA
- a CDS encoding phage NrS-1 polymerase family protein: protein MTSTQPASPSEPIPEVLRDRDQWLCWRTQPRDGTETKIPIDPATGQYASATDPETWGTYQSARTALETDIADGLGFVFTDADPFVGVDLDSCRDSDTGRPEAWAKTVISTLASYTEVSPSGTGYHVLLRGTLPGERNRRGGVEIYEDARFFTVTGDHVAGTPESIEARDGELEAVYTDHIAPDDEETNVDPESTSPAQPQPSTAVTLSDAALLERAQAAKNGAKFDRLWRGDTSGYDSHSEADMALCSLLAFWTGGDATRMNRLFTSSGLHRTKWDDVHFSDGSTYGEKTVERAISGTSEYYQPAGRQKSGTQGERAETDARRSQSESEPQPDSTNASEPPDESSGIGGDVTAGEASLIDLQERNAAHLETIAELEARLTELERQNERLARERQAARDRCDELEADQSSGRRQSRVWNVLRRVISRR from the coding sequence ATGACCTCGACACAGCCAGCCTCCCCGTCCGAACCGATTCCCGAAGTGCTGCGAGACCGAGACCAGTGGCTCTGCTGGCGTACACAGCCCCGCGACGGCACCGAGACCAAGATTCCGATCGATCCCGCGACCGGCCAGTACGCCTCGGCAACTGACCCCGAAACCTGGGGGACATACCAGAGCGCACGGACAGCCCTCGAAACCGATATCGCAGACGGCCTGGGATTCGTGTTCACCGACGCTGACCCGTTCGTCGGCGTCGACCTCGATAGCTGTCGTGACTCCGACACCGGTCGGCCCGAGGCGTGGGCAAAGACCGTGATTTCGACGCTTGCGTCCTACACCGAAGTCAGCCCCTCCGGAACGGGGTATCACGTCCTCCTCCGGGGGACGCTCCCGGGGGAGCGAAACCGACGCGGGGGCGTCGAGATATACGAGGATGCACGGTTTTTCACCGTCACCGGCGACCACGTCGCGGGGACGCCCGAATCCATCGAGGCGCGAGACGGCGAACTCGAGGCGGTGTACACGGACCATATCGCGCCCGATGACGAAGAGACAAACGTCGACCCCGAGTCGACGTCACCAGCACAGCCACAGCCATCGACAGCAGTGACTCTCTCCGATGCGGCCCTGCTTGAACGGGCTCAGGCGGCGAAAAACGGCGCGAAGTTCGATCGACTGTGGCGCGGCGACACGAGCGGCTACGACAGCCACTCCGAGGCCGACATGGCGCTGTGTTCGTTGCTTGCCTTCTGGACCGGTGGGGACGCGACCCGGATGAACCGCCTGTTCACGAGTTCTGGACTGCACCGTACGAAGTGGGACGACGTGCACTTCAGCGACGGGTCGACCTACGGCGAGAAGACCGTCGAACGCGCGATCTCGGGCACCAGCGAGTACTACCAGCCGGCAGGACGGCAGAAGTCGGGGACCCAAGGCGAGAGAGCGGAGACAGACGCTCGTCGATCCCAGTCTGAGTCGGAGCCCCAACCCGATTCGACGAACGCCAGTGAGCCACCGGACGAGTCCAGTGGTATCGGCGGTGATGTGACCGCGGGGGAGGCGTCACTCATCGACCTCCAGGAACGAAACGCAGCGCATCTGGAAACGATAGCGGAATTAGAAGCACGTCTCACCGAACTCGAACGGCAGAACGAACGGCTCGCGAGGGAGCGACAGGCCGCACGCGACCGGTGTGACGAACTCGAAGCCGACCAGTCGAGCGGACGACGCCAGTCACGAGTGTGGAACGTCCTCCGACGGGTGATCAGCCGCCGGTAA
- a CDS encoding DUF7837 family putative zinc-binding protein: protein MNTNTDSLGDCPRCETTLTSRHVLVEYETAAETRHYAECPQCRDVVRPQTG from the coding sequence ATGAACACGAACACGGATTCGCTCGGCGACTGCCCGCGCTGCGAAACGACGCTGACCAGCCGGCACGTCCTCGTGGAGTACGAGACCGCCGCCGAAACGCGTCACTACGCCGAGTGCCCGCAGTGTCGGGATGTTGTCCGGCCACAGACGGGGTAA
- a CDS encoding MFS transporter yields the protein MVRGIWSDPTKRRWIGWAALAGAFVLVNFHRVSTAVLADTLSRVFDTTGAELGLLHSAFFYVYAPMQLFAGILADRWGTRRVATVGSAVMGLGVVWFSFAGTYATGFLARLLIGLGGGVIYIATLRYCANWYRRDEFATVTGLTLSASAVGGLLAATPLAILVAAVGWRDGLLGVGVTGFALTAAVFVLVRDTPSDAGLSAVEGTPESAEQTFSEVFEGVKAVFDRRDTWIMGAMLFFAAGMNFTVMGLWGVPYVVQAYDVSVQTASLYTLVGNAGLVFGSPILGWLSDRLEERTGIILVAAVIYFVAYTSIVVLGTPPLWYVGVVFFAVMFLLGGFTLSYTVIKERHTAARSGTATGTINGMSFLGAAVLPGVMGWTLDVFWTGETVAGSRVYTLLGYRVAFAVAAVSGLVALVCAAWLHRRAG from the coding sequence ATGGTCCGTGGCATCTGGAGCGACCCGACCAAGCGCCGGTGGATCGGCTGGGCGGCGCTCGCCGGCGCGTTCGTCCTCGTCAACTTCCACCGCGTCTCGACGGCCGTCCTCGCGGACACCCTCAGCCGGGTGTTCGACACCACGGGCGCGGAGCTCGGGTTGCTCCACTCGGCGTTCTTCTACGTTTACGCGCCGATGCAGCTGTTTGCAGGGATCCTCGCCGACCGATGGGGCACGCGTCGTGTCGCGACGGTCGGCTCGGCCGTGATGGGGCTTGGCGTCGTCTGGTTCTCGTTCGCCGGCACGTACGCCACCGGATTTCTCGCCCGCTTGCTCATCGGACTCGGCGGCGGCGTCATCTACATCGCGACGCTGCGCTACTGCGCGAACTGGTACCGGCGCGACGAGTTCGCGACCGTGACTGGGCTGACGCTCTCGGCGTCGGCGGTCGGCGGGCTTCTCGCGGCGACGCCGCTGGCCATCCTCGTCGCGGCCGTCGGCTGGCGCGACGGACTACTGGGCGTCGGTGTGACCGGGTTCGCGCTCACCGCGGCGGTGTTTGTCCTCGTGCGGGACACGCCGTCCGACGCCGGGCTATCGGCCGTCGAGGGAACGCCCGAGTCCGCCGAGCAGACCTTCTCGGAGGTGTTTGAGGGCGTCAAAGCGGTGTTCGACAGACGGGACACCTGGATCATGGGCGCGATGCTGTTTTTCGCCGCGGGGATGAACTTCACCGTCATGGGCCTGTGGGGCGTCCCCTACGTCGTCCAGGCCTACGACGTGTCCGTCCAGACGGCGTCGCTGTACACGCTCGTCGGCAACGCCGGCCTCGTCTTCGGGTCGCCGATCCTCGGATGGCTCTCCGACCGACTGGAGGAGCGAACCGGGATCATCCTCGTCGCCGCCGTGATCTACTTCGTCGCGTACACGAGCATCGTCGTCCTCGGGACGCCGCCGCTGTGGTACGTCGGCGTGGTCTTTTTCGCCGTCATGTTCCTGCTGGGCGGGTTCACGCTCTCCTACACCGTGATCAAGGAGCGCCACACGGCGGCGCGGTCCGGGACCGCGACGGGGACGATAAACGGGATGAGCTTCCTCGGCGCGGCCGTCCTACCGGGCGTCATGGGATGGACACTTGACGTCTTCTGGACGGGCGAGACGGTCGCTGGCAGTCGCGTGTACACGCTGCTTGGCTATCGCGTCGCGTTCGCCGTCGCCGCCGTGAGCGGACTCGTCGCGCTCGTCTGTGCCGCGTGGCTCCACCGGCGGGCAGGGTAG
- a CDS encoding DoxX family protein, with the protein MSTREVTIRSTVAGFTAEGKLHTLSVWFILALRLMMGLAFFQSGFDKVLSGSFGAAGYLQNAPPANNSPVADLFVSMGNTPWFVDFVNVAVPWGEILIGLGLLVGALTRLAAFWGAFMMLLFYLGNWEISHGYINGDFAYMLVFLAVAAFGAGRILGLDQYIEQYEVGGQPLVERYPWTRYLLG; encoded by the coding sequence ATGAGCACACGAGAAGTGACGATACGGAGCACCGTTGCGGGGTTCACGGCGGAAGGGAAGCTCCACACGCTGAGCGTGTGGTTCATCCTCGCGCTCCGTCTCATGATGGGGCTGGCGTTCTTCCAGAGCGGGTTCGACAAGGTGCTGTCCGGGAGTTTCGGTGCGGCCGGTTACCTGCAGAACGCGCCGCCGGCCAACAACAGCCCCGTCGCCGACCTCTTCGTGTCGATGGGGAACACGCCGTGGTTCGTGGACTTCGTCAACGTCGCCGTCCCGTGGGGGGAGATACTCATCGGCCTCGGCCTGCTCGTGGGCGCGCTGACCCGACTGGCGGCGTTCTGGGGCGCGTTCATGATGTTGCTGTTCTACCTCGGGAACTGGGAGATCTCTCACGGGTACATCAACGGGGACTTCGCGTACATGCTCGTGTTCCTCGCCGTCGCCGCGTTCGGTGCCGGCCGGATCCTCGGCCTCGACCAGTACATCGAACAGTACGAGGTCGGCGGACAGCCGCTGGTCGAACGGTACCCCTGGACCCGATACCTCCTCGGGTGA
- a CDS encoding ABC transporter permease subunit encodes MTWLVVAKKDFRDAVQSRALWALVGTFVMLSVVSTYAYVEVPELFGGSGGATFDGLLLFTVGITGLFVPIAAIVVCYKSLAGERELGSIKLLLSLPTDRANVFAGKVLGRATVLMFGLGVGLVVGLGVGAALLGSVDAVSATVFVLVTLVFVAVYAGIMVGLSATTGSTSRATTLALGFFVVFELFWDVVPMGVVYVVEGFTLPTELPDWMYPVMQVSPSSAYFSTVTALLPDLTGGVGTEPVGADAGVDVTAAGADPFYLSPEVGIVILAAWLVVPFAVGYYRFAGADL; translated from the coding sequence ATGACCTGGCTGGTCGTCGCGAAGAAGGACTTCCGGGACGCCGTGCAGTCGCGGGCCCTCTGGGCGCTCGTCGGCACGTTCGTCATGCTCTCGGTCGTTTCGACGTACGCGTACGTCGAGGTTCCGGAGCTCTTCGGCGGGTCGGGCGGCGCAACGTTCGACGGACTCCTGCTGTTCACCGTCGGGATCACGGGGCTGTTCGTTCCCATCGCCGCGATCGTGGTCTGTTACAAGTCCCTCGCAGGCGAGCGTGAGCTCGGGAGCATCAAACTGCTGCTCTCCCTGCCGACCGACCGGGCAAACGTCTTCGCCGGGAAGGTTCTCGGGCGCGCGACGGTGCTGATGTTCGGCCTAGGTGTCGGCCTCGTCGTCGGGCTCGGGGTCGGGGCTGCGCTGCTCGGGAGCGTCGACGCCGTCAGTGCGACCGTGTTCGTTCTCGTTACGCTGGTCTTCGTCGCCGTCTACGCCGGGATCATGGTCGGCCTCTCGGCGACGACCGGGTCGACCTCGCGTGCGACGACCCTCGCGCTCGGCTTTTTCGTCGTGTTCGAGCTGTTCTGGGACGTCGTTCCGATGGGGGTAGTGTACGTCGTCGAGGGGTTTACTCTCCCCACGGAACTCCCAGACTGGATGTACCCAGTGATGCAGGTATCTCCCTCTTCGGCGTACTTTTCGACGGTCACCGCGCTGTTGCCCGACCTGACGGGCGGGGTCGGAACCGAGCCCGTGGGGGCCGACGCTGGCGTCGATGTCACGGCCGCTGGCGCTGACCCGTTTTACCTCTCCCCGGAGGTCGGTATCGTGATCCTCGCAGCGTGGCTCGTCGTGCCGTTTGCCGTCGGATACTACCGCTTCGCCGGGGCCGACCTGTAG
- a CDS encoding ABC transporter ATP-binding protein produces the protein MAAIEIEGLTKRFGDVRAVDGLDLRVEDGEIFGFLGPNGAGKSTTIDILLDFIRPTDGSVRVLGHDAQADGRAVRRRTGVLPDAYHVYDRLTGRQHLEFVRELKGVDEDLSALLERVRIADAADRKAGGYSKGMRQRLVLAMALTGDPDLLVLDEPSTGLDPNGAREMREIIREENSRGTTVFFSSHVMEQVEAVCDRVAIIDRGQLVAVDTIDGLRDSTETGETLFVYVADHSEAVVEQVASLDGVGSVSIDGDRLRVTVDGVSKFAVLHAIDADVSPVQDFSVVESSLEDLFGRYTNDEQEVRT, from the coding sequence ATGGCGGCGATTGAGATCGAGGGGTTGACGAAGCGGTTCGGCGACGTCCGCGCCGTCGATGGGCTGGACCTCCGCGTGGAGGACGGCGAGATATTCGGCTTCCTCGGCCCGAACGGCGCGGGGAAGTCGACGACGATCGACATCCTGCTGGACTTCATCCGCCCCACCGACGGGAGCGTACGCGTCCTCGGCCACGACGCACAGGCGGACGGCCGGGCGGTCCGCCGACGGACCGGCGTCCTCCCTGACGCCTACCACGTGTACGACCGCCTCACGGGCCGTCAACACCTGGAGTTCGTGCGCGAGTTGAAGGGGGTGGACGAGGACCTCTCGGCGCTCCTCGAGCGGGTTCGGATCGCCGACGCTGCGGACCGGAAGGCCGGCGGCTACTCGAAGGGCATGCGTCAGCGGCTCGTGCTCGCGATGGCGCTGACCGGCGACCCCGACCTGCTGGTGCTCGACGAGCCGTCGACCGGGCTGGACCCCAACGGCGCACGGGAGATGCGCGAGATCATCCGCGAGGAGAACAGTCGCGGAACGACGGTGTTCTTCTCCAGCCACGTGATGGAACAGGTCGAAGCGGTGTGTGACCGCGTCGCTATCATCGACCGCGGCCAGCTCGTCGCCGTCGACACGATCGACGGCCTCCGTGATTCGACCGAGACGGGTGAAACACTGTTCGTCTACGTGGCCGACCACAGCGAGGCCGTCGTCGAGCAAGTCGCTTCCCTCGACGGGGTCGGGAGCGTCTCCATCGACGGTGACAGGCTCCGTGTTACCGTCGACGGCGTCTCGAAGTTCGCCGTTCTACACGCGATCGATGCCGACGTTTCGCCCGTTCAGGACTTCTCAGTTGTCGAGTCGTCGCTCGAAGACCTGTTCGGTCGCTACACCAACGACGAACAGGAGGTCCGGACATGA
- a CDS encoding ArsR/SmtB family transcription factor has protein sequence MGLTDDQLGADTDIGAALGSLGNDNRLQILLTLAEAERTQREQWLTRSFTELYEAVDIGSTSQFSYHLRKLVGQFVTETPEGYQLTYSGRKIVRAVRSGVYESSPSFERQEVDGVCVLCEAASLVATLESEQFTIRCTACDSTLITDYFPRSQARNRSPGEIVDSFGHRIWGTYVQVRGNVCPECFGPVETGIETHERGDKTLHTYTSACPQCWFTVHIPVEAAVAFHPAAMGAFWDAGVALPTTPLWELWEYTVGDVITTETVASDPIELEVTVTLDDITLRFSIDGANGSAPVLRTAE, from the coding sequence ATGGGTTTAACAGACGATCAACTCGGAGCCGATACCGATATCGGTGCCGCGCTCGGGTCACTCGGGAACGACAACCGGCTCCAGATACTCCTCACTCTGGCCGAGGCCGAACGGACACAGCGGGAGCAGTGGCTGACGCGATCGTTTACCGAACTCTACGAAGCGGTCGACATCGGGAGCACCTCGCAGTTCTCCTACCACCTCCGGAAGCTCGTCGGCCAGTTCGTCACCGAGACGCCCGAGGGGTACCAGCTGACGTACAGCGGTCGGAAGATCGTGCGTGCGGTCCGCTCGGGCGTGTACGAGAGTTCGCCGAGCTTCGAGAGGCAGGAGGTCGACGGCGTCTGCGTACTCTGCGAGGCGGCCTCACTGGTCGCGACGCTCGAATCCGAACAGTTCACGATCCGTTGCACTGCGTGTGACTCGACGCTGATCACCGACTACTTCCCGCGGAGTCAGGCACGAAACCGCAGTCCGGGGGAGATCGTCGACAGCTTCGGCCACCGTATCTGGGGCACCTACGTCCAGGTTCGAGGAAACGTCTGCCCGGAGTGTTTCGGGCCCGTCGAGACGGGGATCGAGACGCACGAACGCGGTGACAAAACCCTTCATACGTACACGAGCGCCTGCCCGCAGTGCTGGTTCACGGTCCACATCCCGGTCGAGGCGGCGGTCGCGTTCCACCCGGCAGCGATGGGGGCGTTCTGGGACGCGGGAGTCGCGCTCCCGACGACCCCACTGTGGGAACTCTGGGAGTACACGGTCGGCGACGTGATAACGACCGAAACTGTCGCTTCGGACCCGATCGAACTCGAAGTCACCGTCACGCTGGACGATATCACTCTGCGATTCTCTATCGACGGGGCCAACGGGAGCGCACCTGTGCTCCGTACTGCCGAGTAG
- a CDS encoding helix-turn-helix domain-containing protein, protein MRYVTVVLYPDPEALHPVEQQLAESSALERQAIHAFEELADGTVAMLAEVEGDLARYHDIAESSPAVYEYAVSGDSSGYCYSRVDATPLLSELLDQQRTAEFVVDMPIEYTDDGGQRVTMIGRETDFAGGPFDLPESVDIELVSTGSYAPDAEGVFAGLTDRQRTVLEAALRAGYYENPRKATHGDIADELGITSSTVGDHLRAIESRVFSGFLK, encoded by the coding sequence ATGCGGTACGTCACCGTCGTGCTGTACCCCGACCCGGAGGCACTGCATCCGGTCGAGCAACAGCTCGCCGAGTCCTCCGCGCTCGAACGGCAGGCGATCCACGCGTTCGAGGAACTGGCGGACGGGACCGTCGCCATGCTCGCCGAGGTGGAGGGGGACCTGGCCCGCTATCACGACATCGCCGAGTCGTCACCGGCCGTGTACGAGTACGCCGTATCGGGCGACTCGTCGGGGTACTGCTACAGCCGCGTCGACGCGACGCCGCTTCTGTCCGAGCTACTGGACCAGCAGCGGACCGCGGAGTTCGTCGTCGACATGCCGATCGAGTACACGGACGACGGCGGCCAGCGGGTCACGATGATCGGCCGCGAGACGGACTTCGCCGGCGGGCCGTTCGACCTGCCCGAGTCAGTCGATATCGAGCTGGTGTCGACCGGGTCCTACGCTCCCGACGCGGAGGGGGTCTTTGCGGGACTGACCGACCGCCAGCGGACGGTACTTGAGGCCGCGCTCCGGGCCGGATACTACGAGAACCCCCGGAAGGCGACCCACGGGGACATCGCAGACGAACTCGGGATCACGTCGAGCACCGTGGGCGACCACCTCCGGGCCATCGAGTCCCGCGTGTTCTCGGGGTTCCTGAAGTGA
- a CDS encoding cytochrome P450, producing the protein MSDASTLPSPEGLPVLGHGMAFSRNPVEAMERWAAHGDIVRLQFVGEPMYMVTGPEHIERILVDEQEAFTIGPRQRTTFQGVEDDAMTTATGDRWKRLRRAAHPAFTRDRIHQYGDRMAAVTARFVDEWADGEAVDLHDEMRRLTVQILGETLLDADLRGREDVVMDAADALVARTNFRRPGLLLPDWVPTPTDYRFRRAVERLDAFVDDLLAERRASAPEREDVCSVLLDAHQRGDLSMDEVRENVVAFLLAGHESPAGALTRVWYLLDDHPDAAAAVRREAERVVDGGRPTAADADDLERTRHAVQEALRLYPPTTGVNRQATEPVTVGGHEFDAGAQFMIPQWVPHRDERYWDDPETFDPSRWTRDADRPEYAYFPFSGGPRRCIGADFARQELTLALATMAGRVELDVTASGPLTFVPSVQLRPEPDITATVRR; encoded by the coding sequence ATGAGCGACGCGTCGACGCTCCCGTCACCCGAGGGCCTCCCGGTGCTCGGGCACGGCATGGCGTTCTCACGCAACCCCGTCGAGGCGATGGAGCGATGGGCGGCCCACGGCGACATCGTCCGGCTACAGTTCGTGGGCGAACCGATGTACATGGTGACCGGTCCCGAACACATCGAGCGGATCCTCGTCGACGAGCAGGAGGCGTTCACCATCGGCCCACGACAGCGGACGACGTTCCAGGGGGTCGAGGACGACGCGATGACGACGGCGACGGGCGACCGGTGGAAGCGCCTGCGCCGCGCGGCCCACCCCGCGTTCACTCGCGACCGGATCCACCAGTACGGCGACCGCATGGCGGCCGTGACCGCCCGGTTCGTCGACGAGTGGGCCGACGGCGAGGCGGTCGACCTGCACGACGAGATGCGGCGGCTGACCGTGCAAATCCTCGGCGAGACGCTGCTTGACGCGGACCTGCGCGGTCGGGAGGACGTGGTCATGGACGCGGCCGACGCGCTCGTCGCCCGGACGAACTTCCGGCGGCCCGGCCTGCTGCTTCCGGACTGGGTGCCGACCCCCACCGACTACCGCTTCCGTCGCGCCGTCGAGCGGCTCGACGCGTTCGTCGACGACCTCCTCGCCGAGCGGCGGGCGTCGGCCCCCGAGCGCGAGGACGTGTGCTCGGTCCTGCTCGACGCGCACCAGCGGGGCGACCTGTCGATGGACGAGGTCCGGGAGAACGTCGTCGCGTTCCTGCTGGCGGGCCACGAGTCGCCCGCTGGCGCGCTCACCCGGGTCTGGTACCTGCTCGACGACCACCCCGACGCGGCCGCCGCGGTCCGCCGGGAGGCCGAGCGCGTGGTCGACGGCGGCCGGCCGACTGCGGCGGACGCCGACGACCTCGAACGCACGCGCCACGCCGTACAGGAGGCCCTCCGGCTGTACCCCCCAACGACCGGCGTGAACCGGCAGGCGACCGAGCCGGTGACGGTCGGCGGCCACGAGTTCGACGCCGGCGCGCAGTTCATGATCCCACAGTGGGTCCCCCACCGAGACGAGCGCTACTGGGACGACCCCGAGACGTTCGACCCGTCCCGGTGGACGCGCGACGCCGACCGCCCGGAGTACGCCTACTTCCCGTTCAGCGGCGGCCCGCGGCGTTGCATCGGCGCGGACTTCGCCCGGCAGGAACTGACGCTCGCGCTGGCGACGATGGCCGGCCGCGTCGAGCTGGACGTGACGGCGTCCGGCCCGCTGACGTTCGTCCCCTCGGTCCAGCTCCGGCCCGAACCGGACATCACCGCGACCGTCCGTCGGTGA
- a CDS encoding RDD family protein, translating to MDDSADARPCGVGIRGVAMTIDSAVWLLLFVVAVSAVGALTGQMETTATGVETDLSGPPAALGLLLWLGLSVGYHTLFEWRFGKTAGKHLVGIRVTGDDGSPPSLRAASVRNVLRIVDWLPLFYAVGIAALLTSDRHRRLGDRLGETLVVRV from the coding sequence ATGGACGACTCCGCGGACGCGCGGCCGTGTGGTGTCGGCATCAGAGGCGTCGCGATGACGATCGACTCGGCGGTGTGGCTGCTCCTGTTCGTCGTCGCCGTGTCGGCCGTCGGCGCGCTCACCGGGCAGATGGAGACCACCGCGACCGGCGTCGAGACGGACCTCAGCGGACCTCCCGCGGCGCTGGGGCTGCTCCTCTGGCTCGGGCTGTCGGTCGGCTACCACACGCTGTTCGAGTGGCGCTTCGGGAAGACCGCCGGCAAACACCTCGTGGGGATCCGCGTCACCGGCGACGACGGGTCGCCGCCGTCGTTGCGGGCGGCGTCCGTTCGGAACGTCCTCCGGATCGTCGACTGGCTCCCGCTGTTCTACGCCGTCGGTATCGCGGCGCTGCTGACCTCCGACCGACATCGGCGGCTCGGCGACCGACTGGGGGAGACGCTCGTCGTGCGAGTGTAG
- a CDS encoding ArsR/SmtB family transcription factor, whose protein sequence is MTTHQPSIDRSPDDETANDEDADGAATTDGADPADLLSLLGDGTTRRVLEAVADQPRSAREVVELADVSRVTAYRHLDRLEGAGLVDSATVYDSNGHHHAEYWAVCEEIVVEFSGDGVELVVQGSDDGSASGDG, encoded by the coding sequence ATGACTACGCATCAGCCCTCCATCGATCGGTCACCGGACGACGAGACGGCGAACGACGAGGACGCGGACGGAGCAGCGACGACGGACGGAGCGGATCCGGCGGATCTCCTGTCGCTGCTCGGCGACGGGACGACCCGCCGGGTGCTGGAGGCGGTTGCGGACCAGCCGCGAAGCGCCCGGGAGGTCGTCGAACTGGCCGACGTGTCGCGGGTGACCGCGTACCGCCATCTCGACCGGCTCGAAGGGGCCGGGCTCGTGGACTCGGCGACGGTGTACGACTCGAACGGCCACCACCACGCCGAGTACTGGGCGGTGTGTGAGGAGATCGTGGTCGAGTTCAGCGGGGATGGGGTCGAACTGGTCGTACAGGGGTCGGACGACGGGTCGGCGAGCGGGGACGGGTAG